In Brevundimonas subvibrioides, a genomic segment contains:
- a CDS encoding LacI family DNA-binding transcriptional regulator, which produces MNDKTAKIGSLADLARVAGLSTSTVSRALAGSPLIRQETRDRIAALAREHGYRPNVVGRNLRTGRTQAIAVILPLGHEIGQPVSDPFFITLLGHLADALTRHGYDLLLSRVIPSDDDWLARMTDSGRVDGVLVIGQSDQIETIDVIAARYPPLVVWGASFPGRVQCTVGTDNRAGGEMATRHLLDAGRRRLAFFGNPDFPELGERYAGFLAAHRAMGISPPAHVLPVHLTPQTAYETIGEFLDAGATIDGVVAATDIIAMSAIRALTERGVSVPDDVAVVGYDDLEIAIHASPALTTVRQDLHAGAEAMVDLLMRRLGGEAAASVVLQPELIVRDSAPAA; this is translated from the coding sequence ATGAACGACAAGACGGCCAAGATCGGAAGTCTGGCGGATCTGGCCAGGGTCGCAGGCCTGTCGACGTCGACGGTGTCGCGCGCCCTGGCCGGCAGTCCGCTGATCCGTCAGGAGACCCGCGACCGGATCGCCGCCCTGGCCCGCGAACACGGCTATCGGCCCAATGTGGTCGGACGCAATCTGCGGACCGGCCGGACCCAGGCCATCGCGGTCATCCTGCCGCTGGGCCACGAGATCGGGCAGCCGGTATCGGACCCCTTCTTCATCACCCTGCTGGGACATCTCGCCGATGCCCTGACGCGGCACGGCTATGACCTGCTGCTGTCGCGGGTGATTCCGTCAGACGACGACTGGCTGGCCCGGATGACCGATTCGGGGCGCGTCGACGGCGTCCTTGTCATCGGCCAGTCCGACCAGATCGAGACCATCGATGTGATCGCCGCGCGCTACCCGCCGCTGGTCGTCTGGGGCGCGTCCTTCCCGGGGCGGGTCCAGTGCACGGTCGGGACGGACAACCGCGCGGGCGGAGAGATGGCGACGCGGCACCTGCTGGACGCCGGGCGGCGGCGGCTGGCCTTTTTCGGCAATCCCGACTTCCCCGAGCTGGGCGAACGCTATGCGGGTTTCCTGGCGGCGCACCGCGCCATGGGCATCTCGCCGCCCGCCCATGTCCTGCCCGTCCATCTGACGCCCCAGACCGCCTATGAGACGATCGGCGAGTTCCTGGACGCCGGGGCGACGATCGATGGCGTGGTCGCCGCGACCGACATCATCGCCATGAGCGCGATCCGTGCCCTGACGGAACGCGGCGTGTCCGTGCCCGACGATGTGGCCGTGGTCGGCTATGACGACCTGGAGATCGCCATCCACGCCTCGCCCGCCCTGACGACGGTGCGCCAGGACCTGCACGCGGGGGCCGAGGCCATGGTCGACCTCCTGATGCGTCGGCTGGGCGGCGAGGCGGCGGCCTCGGTCGTGCTGCAGCCGGAGCTGATCGTGCGGGATTCGGCCCCGGCCGCCTGA
- a CDS encoding MFS transporter: MTAISPTDRPGNIGVIKALTYMMFMMFAMTTDSVGVIIPRVIQEFDLGMTAAGSFHYATMSGIALAGLMLGFLADSLGRKRAIILGLALFAVTAFLFAVGQSFGFFVMLLFLSGAAIGVFKTAALALIGDISTSTRSHTATMNTVEGFFGVGAIVGPAVVAALLASGASWKWLYVIAGGLAVVLIAMATAVRYPRPVVGQQKPADLKATLAMMGNPYALAFSLGTMLYVGVETAIYVWMPTLLADYSGPAILIATYALSIFFVLRAAGRFLGAWLLGRFAWTTVLVASSLAILICFAGALAGGRGAAVWLLPLSGLFMSVIYPTLNSKGISCFPKVQHGAVAGVILFFTCVSAVLSPLAMGAVSDTFGGAQYGFVLATGFALVLFVALLLNRLFDPSAARLAANDDRDYEAASAG; the protein is encoded by the coding sequence ATGACGGCCATCAGCCCGACGGATAGACCCGGCAACATCGGGGTCATCAAGGCCCTGACCTATATGATGTTCATGATGTTCGCGATGACGACCGACTCGGTCGGCGTGATCATCCCGCGCGTGATCCAGGAGTTCGACCTGGGCATGACGGCGGCCGGGTCGTTTCACTATGCGACCATGAGCGGCATCGCCCTGGCGGGTCTGATGCTGGGGTTTCTGGCCGACAGTCTGGGGCGCAAGCGCGCGATCATCCTGGGGCTCGCCCTGTTCGCGGTGACGGCCTTCCTGTTCGCGGTGGGCCAGAGCTTCGGCTTTTTCGTGATGCTGCTGTTCCTGTCCGGCGCGGCCATCGGGGTGTTCAAGACCGCGGCCCTGGCCCTGATCGGTGACATCTCGACCTCCACCCGGTCCCACACGGCGACGATGAATACGGTCGAGGGTTTCTTCGGCGTCGGGGCCATCGTCGGCCCGGCGGTGGTGGCCGCCCTGCTGGCCTCCGGCGCGTCGTGGAAATGGCTGTATGTCATCGCGGGCGGTCTGGCCGTTGTGCTGATCGCGATGGCCACGGCGGTCCGCTATCCGAGGCCTGTCGTCGGCCAGCAGAAGCCCGCTGACCTGAAGGCCACCCTGGCCATGATGGGCAATCCCTATGCCCTGGCCTTCAGCCTGGGGACGATGCTGTATGTCGGGGTGGAGACGGCCATCTATGTCTGGATGCCGACGCTGCTGGCGGACTATAGCGGCCCGGCGATCCTGATCGCGACCTATGCCCTGTCGATCTTTTTCGTGCTGCGGGCGGCCGGGCGGTTCCTGGGCGCCTGGCTGCTGGGTCGGTTCGCCTGGACCACGGTGCTGGTCGCGTCCAGCCTGGCCATCCTGATCTGTTTCGCCGGTGCCCTGGCGGGCGGGCGAGGGGCGGCGGTCTGGCTGCTGCCCCTGTCGGGCCTGTTCATGTCAGTGATCTATCCGACGCTGAATTCCAAGGGGATCAGCTGCTTTCCGAAGGTGCAGCATGGGGCGGTGGCCGGGGTGATCCTGTTCTTCACCTGCGTCAGCGCGGTGCTGTCGCCCCTGGCCATGGGGGCCGTCAGCGACACCTTCGGCGGGGCGCAGTACGGGTTCGTGCTGGCGACCGGCTTTGCCCTGGTCCTGTTCGTGGCCCTGCTGCTGAACCGGCTGTTCGATCCGTCCGCGGCGCGCCTGGCCGCCAACGACGACCGTGACTATGAGGCCGCCTCCGCCGGGTAG